The genomic window TAGTCGACGACGACGGGCATGACCGCGTCGACGTCGTCGCACGAGACGTCACCGAGGCCGGCCTCATCGAGCGCAGCCTGCGGGTCGTCGTTGAAGTCTGCTGCGGCCTGCGGGTCGCGGAGCAGGTTGAGAATGAAGTCAAGCAGATCGCTGGTCGAGACGGCCATGACGGGTCCTTCCCCCTAAGTCGGTTCTTGCTCGACGCCCTGTTGGCGCCACTGATCAACCTAGGGAGGCGGTGAGCTCTGGGAGATCCGGTCAGGGCCCCCTCCCCGGTCCGCGGACGAAGGGGGATTCCCGCGCCGGGGCATTAGGGGGTTGGGTACTTTCCACACGGAGTCATTAGGGGGTCAAGGAAAAGTCAGAGTTACCTACCGGTAACCATGAAATCGACCCTATGCTGGCCATACGTGCTGGTTGTGGAGGGGATCCGATCCGGCACGCATCGGTTGAACTAGGGGGAAATGTCTTGTCGGGGGATCAGGTTGTCGTGACCATCGGCACGGCGGAGGTGTGCGCCATCCACATGACGCGCTCATCCGCCGGAGCCGCGCAACCAGCCAGCGAGCTGGTCCGCAAACCTCTGGCAGTCGTCGACGAACTCGGCACTCCGACCCCGGCCGGCGCGTCGGGTGCACAGAGCCCGGCGGTCGACGGACTCCTCGCCCGGGTGGGCGACCCCGTCCCGGTCCGGGTGGGATCCCGGTCCTGGCCGGCCGAGACCCTCGTGGCCGTCGTCATCGCCGATGCGGCCGCAGCCGTTGCCGACGAGCCTGCCGAGCACCTCGTCCTCGTCGTCCCGGACGAATGGCGTGCCCACCGCCGAGCAGCGCTCCGCGACGCGGTCGTCGGGCTCACCGAGCAGTCGGTGACCATGGTCGATGCGGGCCTGGGCATCGTGGACCAGCGGGCTGGAGAGCACGTGGACGGTCCCGTCCTCGTGCTCGCAGCCGGGGACGAGTCCTTCCGTGCGCACACCTTCATCCACGGGGACGATGGCTGGCGGGTGACGCGCACGAGCTGCTCCGACTGGGGCGGCAACGACATCGACGACGCGCTGCTTGACTTCGTGGGCGACCGCTCACCGTCGGTTCCGGCGAAGGGGGCACACGACGCCTTCGCCGTCCGTGCCGCATGCACGAATGCACGCGCGGATCTCGCTCAACGGACCGCGACGGAGGTGGATCTGCCCGGGCGGGACCCGGTCCGGCTCGTCCGCGCAGACCTCGAGCTCCTGGCAGGCGGTGCTGTCACCGACATCGTCGACCAGCTGGTGGCCGACGTCATCGACCCGAACGGCGTCCGTCCTGCCAAGGTGCTCGTCACCGGCTCCCTGGCATCGCTACCGATGGTCGTCGAGGCCGTCTCCGGCGCCCTGGGCATGTCCGTCACGCACGTCACCGACGGGCAGGCCCTCCAGCGGTACGCCGATGCCGGTGCCGCCGCGATGGAGTCGAGCACGGTCGCCGAGCCCGCGGACACGGACGGGCACGACGTCCAGGACACCCAGCTGCTACCGATCGCACCGCTCCCACCCGCTCGGCACCAGGGGCACCGTCGACGCACTGCGGTCCTGGTCGCGGCCGCACTCGCCGTGGCCGCCCCCGTCGCAGCGGTGGCCATGACGATGACCGATGCCGGGGAGGCCACCCTGCTCTCCCTCGTCGACGGCGTCGTGCCGCAGGACTCGTCCTCCCCCGACCGTGCCAACAGTGACGTGTTGGGCAGTCTGGCCGACGCCGCCATGCTCCCCGCACTGCCGTGGGGCGACTCGAACGACGCCGATGATGACGAAGGCAACTCTGCCGCGACCGGCGACACGGGTGAGAGCGCCGAGCCCGGCGGCGGCACCGCCGATGACGGCACGAAGAGCCCCTCTCCGACCTCCACCCACGGTGACCCGGCGGAGAAGAAGAAGGACAAGGACTCCAAGGACCGCGAGGAGTCGAAGAAGGGCAAGAAGAAGAGCGACGAGACCGGCAAGAAGGACAAGGGCAAGGCGAGCGAGAGCAAGACGGCACGCGGCAACGGGTCCGACAAGGCATCCCCGAGCAAGTCCTCCTCGAGCAAGTCCTCCTCGAGCAAGGCCAAGACTCCCAACACGCCCTCGAAGTCCTCGGGCCACACCCCCTCTTCCCCGAACACGCCGAGCTCGACGTCCGGCACGCCTGCCAACCCCACGACGTCGCCATCCACGAGCACACCGGCGCCCACGAAGACCCCGGATCCTGAACCGAGCACGACCCCCGATCCCGACCCGACCCCGGATCCGGAACCGAGCACCAGCACCCCGACGAGCAGCGAGCCGAGCGTCACGAGTTCCCCGTCCACGACCGCGACGGCCCCGGCCACGTCCGAGCAGACGACCTCGCCGGCGCCCGGCCAGTCATGACCCGCACCAACGCCGACGCCTGGCTGCCGACCTCGCTCATCGACGACATCGAGACCGTCCTCAACGACTCCGCTCCGCACACCGTCGTGCTGGGTCGGGCCGGAGACGGGCAGTCGGTGGTGGCGCATCTACTGGCAGAGCGCATGGTCGATGACACCGGGCCACAGGACGTCCTCGTGCTGGAGGGCGACGATCTCGGCGGCGAGGATGCGCACGACCGGGTGCGCCAACTGGCGGGCCGTGGTGCCCGCCTGGTCGTGGTGCCGTTGATCAAGACGCCTGCGGTGCCGAAGGAACTCCTCGCCTCCTGCTCGACCCTGCGGCTGCGGCCGTGGTCCGAGCAGGAGGTGGCCGAGTACCTCGAGCACTGTCACGACGTCGTACCCGAGGACGAGCTGGTCCGGTCCCTGGCCGAGGCGACCGGCGGGCACCCGGCATACATCCGACACTTCGCGTCCCTGCGGCACTCACCCGTCGAGCCCTCGCCCGTGCTCGATCCCGCGCTGTGGGAGCACGCGCTCGACCGCCAGATGACGACCCTGGACCCAACGGCACTCACCCTGGTGGACGAGCTCGCGATCGGCTTCAGGGTGCACACGGCCCCGCTGGCGCCCTCCCTCGCCGAGTCCGACCGACGCGACCGGCTCGTCGAGGAGCTCGACCACCACGCCCTCCTCGGCGGGGACGGCGAGTTGCTCCCGCTGGTACGGATCACGGTGCGCAGCGGCATGCCGGTCCACCGCATCATGCGCATCGGGCACGCCGTGGTCGAGGGGATCAGCGACCCCACACCGCATGCCGGTGTCATCGAGGAACTGGTCGCGGGCGGGGCACGCTGCGAGCGTCTGGTCGACATCACCCGCGATCTCGGCGACAGCGAGCTGCAGTCCTCACCCGAGATGGCCCTCGCGTGGTACGACCGCTCGCAGGCATCCGGGGCCTCCCCCTCGCACCTTGCGTCACGTCGCGCCGAGGCCCTCCTTCGCATCGGGGACGTGGACGCTGCAGCCCACACCTGCGACCGCATGCTCGCCTCCGGCCACGACGTCGACCTCGACCGTGCCGTCTCCACGGCCATCGTGGCGCACGTCGAGCGTGGGCTGGCATCTCAGGCTCGAGCGTTGGCACTGTGGGCGAGCAGTGCCCTGGGCACGGTCCCCGCCGTCGACCTCCTCGCCGCGCGTCAGGCCGCAGGGGATCCTGCGCAGAATGACGTGCCCGAGGACACGGGTGCGGCCACCGCCACGGCTGCGGGTGCGGGTGCGCCGACGCTGGGAAAAATGGCCGCCAGGACCGCGTACCAAGGGCTGCAGGACTCCCTGACCGGGGCCACCGCGGACGCCGTCGGCCAGCTGGTCAAGGCCGCTCACCTCCTACCGCCGGCCCCCTCCGCGCTGAGTCCCTACCCGATCTCCCTCGTTGCCGGGTGGGCGGCCCTGCACCTGGGCGACTCCGCGACCGCCCGTGCCGTTGCCGAGCGCGCTCGACCGTCGTTGCGGCCCCACATCGTCCAGCGCGAGCTGCTCCTGGGATGGGCGGCGCTGTGGCAGGGGAACCCACCGGGCGCGCGGGACCACGCCGACCGGGCCGCCTCCGGCCTGCACGACAGCCAGTTGCGCAACCGCCTCGTCCTGGCCGGGCTCAGGTCGGGGATCGCCCGTCGCACCACCGACGAGGCGGCAGCCGTGCACGCGTGGACCGACGCGACCCAGTGCCTCGGTCGAGTCGAGCCCGACCTCTTCATGCTCCTCGCGCTCGGTGAGCTGAACATCGCTGCCGTCCGGATGCACCAGGCGGAGGTCCTGACGGCCGACCTCGACCGGGCACACGAGCTGCTGGAGAACCTCGGTTCACCGCCGCTGTGGAGCACGCCACTGAACTGGTCCAGCGTGCAGGCCGCCATCCTGGCCAATCAGCCCGCTGCCATCGCGCCCCACGCCACCGCGCTGCTCCACGCGGCGGAGCACCACCCCTTCGCCGCGCGTCTGGCCAGTGCCGGGAAGGCGTGGATGCACGTGCTGGCTCGCAACGTCGATCCGGCCGAGGTCCACTCAGCCGTCATCGGACTGACCCGTGTCGGCCAAGCCTGGGACGGCGCCCGACTGGCGGCCCACGCCGCCGCCCGCTGCGAGGACCCACGGGAGGCTGCCGCCCTTCGCGAGCTGGCTCGGTCCCTGCGCGACCCGGACCAGGACCGCGGTGAGTCGGCCGTCGGTCAGTCGGTCCCCGGCTCGGTCCTGCTCTCCGAGCGGGAGGTGGAGGTCGTCCGGCTCGTGCTCGACGGCAAGACCTACCGCGAGGTGGGCGAGATGCTCTATCTCTCCCCGCGGACGGTCGAGCACCACATGGCCCGCATCCGGCAGCGCAGCGGCGCGCAGACGCGCAGCGAACTCCTGGAGCGACTCCAGCTGACCCTGCGGCAGGCTTCCTGACGAGTCAGCCGACGACGGACTCGAGCAGGGCGTCAGCGGCGGCGAAGGGGTCGCTCGCGCCGTCGACGACATCAGCGGCGAGCTGCTCGAGTGTCCCGCCCGCCCCCAGGTCACCCATCCGCGAGCGCAGCTCGGCGACGGCGAGCGCGGAGATCTCGTCGCGGGCACGCGCGGTGCGCCGCCGGCGCAGCTCACCGCTGGCGGCCAACCAGTCGAGGTGGTCGCCGACGGACGCGGCGATGTCGTCGATGCCGGTGCCGTCCATGGCGCAGGCGCGCACGACCGGGCGGCGCCAGCCGCGGGGAGCGGTCCCCTCTCCCATCCGGATCATGTGCCGCAGGTCGCGAACGGTCGCGTCGGCCCCCTCGCGGTCGGCCTTGTTGACGACGAAGACGTCGCCGATCTCCAGGATGCCGGCCTTGGCGGCCTGGATCCCGTCGCCCATCCCGGGCGCGAGCAGGACGAGCGTGGTGTCGGCGGAGCCGGCGACCGCGACCTCGGACTGGCCGACGCCGACCGTCTCGACGAGGACCACGTCGAAGCCGGCGGCATCGAGGACCCGGATCGCCTGCGGTGTGGCCACCGAGAGTCCGCCGAGGTGCCCCCGCGAGGCGAGCGAGCGGATGTAGACGCCCGGGTCGGTGGCCGCCTCACTCATCCGGATGCGGTCACCGAGCAGCGCTCCGCCGGAGAAGGGGGACGAGGGGTCCACCGCGAGCACGGCGACGCTCTTGCCGGCCTTCCGGAATGCCCCGACCAGGGCGTTGGTCGTCGTTGACTTGCCGACGCCCGGAGAGCCGGTCAGGCCGATGACGTGCGCCCCACCGGTGTGCGGCGCCAGGGCGGCCATCGTCTCCCGCAGCGCGGGGTGCTGGTCGTCGACCAGCGAGATCAACCGCCCGATGGCACGCGGCATCCCCGCCCTGGACTGCTCGACCAGGACGGGGACGTCGACGCTGCGGATCACACTCAGGCGCTCGGTACGCGCACGATCAGGGCGTCGCCCTGACCGCCACCACCACAGAGGGAGGCCGCGCCCGTGCCGCCACCGCGACGCTTGAGCTCGTGGGCGAGCGCGAGCGTGATGCGCGCGCCGGACATACCCAGCGGGTGCCCCATGGCGATGGCGCCACCGTTGGGGTTGACCTTCTCCGGGTCGAGGCCCAGCTGCTTGGTCGAGGAGAGGCCGACAGCGGCGAAGGCCTCGTTGATCTCGACGACGTCGAGGTCATTCACGGAGATGCCGTCCTTCTTCAGCGCGGCCTCGATCGCGTTGGCCGGCTGGGCCTGCAGCGTGGAGTCCGGGCCGGCGACGACGCCGTGTGCGCCGATCTCGGCGAGGTAGTCCAGGCCGAGCTCCTGCGCCTTGGCCTTGCTCATCACGACGACCGCGGCAGCACCGTCGGAGATCTGCGAGGCGGAGCCGGCGGTGATGGTGCCCTCCTTGGCGAAGGCCGGCCGCAGCTTGCCCAGCGACTCGGCGGTGGTCTCAGGGC from Janibacter cremeus includes these protein-coding regions:
- the meaB gene encoding methylmalonyl Co-A mutase-associated GTPase MeaB — its product is MIRSVDVPVLVEQSRAGMPRAIGRLISLVDDQHPALRETMAALAPHTGGAHVIGLTGSPGVGKSTTTNALVGAFRKAGKSVAVLAVDPSSPFSGGALLGDRIRMSEAATDPGVYIRSLASRGHLGGLSVATPQAIRVLDAAGFDVVLVETVGVGQSEVAVAGSADTTLVLLAPGMGDGIQAAKAGILEIGDVFVVNKADREGADATVRDLRHMIRMGEGTAPRGWRRPVVRACAMDGTGIDDIAASVGDHLDWLAASGELRRRRTARARDEISALAVAELRSRMGDLGAGGTLEQLAADVVDGASDPFAAADALLESVVG
- a CDS encoding helix-turn-helix transcriptional regulator, which gives rise to MTRTNADAWLPTSLIDDIETVLNDSAPHTVVLGRAGDGQSVVAHLLAERMVDDTGPQDVLVLEGDDLGGEDAHDRVRQLAGRGARLVVVPLIKTPAVPKELLASCSTLRLRPWSEQEVAEYLEHCHDVVPEDELVRSLAEATGGHPAYIRHFASLRHSPVEPSPVLDPALWEHALDRQMTTLDPTALTLVDELAIGFRVHTAPLAPSLAESDRRDRLVEELDHHALLGGDGELLPLVRITVRSGMPVHRIMRIGHAVVEGISDPTPHAGVIEELVAGGARCERLVDITRDLGDSELQSSPEMALAWYDRSQASGASPSHLASRRAEALLRIGDVDAAAHTCDRMLASGHDVDLDRAVSTAIVAHVERGLASQARALALWASSALGTVPAVDLLAARQAAGDPAQNDVPEDTGAATATAAGAGAPTLGKMAARTAYQGLQDSLTGATADAVGQLVKAAHLLPPAPSALSPYPISLVAGWAALHLGDSATARAVAERARPSLRPHIVQRELLLGWAALWQGNPPGARDHADRAASGLHDSQLRNRLVLAGLRSGIARRTTDEAAAVHAWTDATQCLGRVEPDLFMLLALGELNIAAVRMHQAEVLTADLDRAHELLENLGSPPLWSTPLNWSSVQAAILANQPAAIAPHATALLHAAEHHPFAARLASAGKAWMHVLARNVDPAEVHSAVIGLTRVGQAWDGARLAAHAAARCEDPREAAALRELARSLRDPDQDRGESAVGQSVPGSVLLSEREVEVVRLVLDGKTYREVGEMLYLSPRTVEHHMARIRQRSGAQTRSELLERLQLTLRQAS